DNA from Amycolatopsis sp. DSM 110486:
GCCGCTGAGGTTTCCGGGGCAATCGCTTGAGGACCTTCCGTCGGAGGTTGCACGCAACATCCGACGGAAGAGCAGGGGGCCTGTCCGACCACCGGTGGTGCAGGGTCACCACCGCGAAACCCCAGCAGCAGTGTGTGGATCGAACGCAACAGCGGCAAGAAGTACTAGTGTCCTGCGTCAGAAATTCGTCGGCAGAAGTTGGCGAGTGACTCGAGGATCTCAGCGGCGGTCTTGGTCCAGATGAAAGGCCTGGGGTTGTCGTTCCATTCCTTGATCCACGAGCGGATGTCAGCTTCGAGGTTCTGGACGTTCTTGTGGACACCGCGCCTGATCTGCTGATCGGCAAGGAAACCGAACCACCGCTCAACCTGATTGATCCAGGAGGAACCGGTCGGAGTGAAGTGCATGTGAAAACGAGGGTGCCGTTCCAGCCACGCCCGAATCGCTGGTGTTTTGTGGGTGCCGTAGTTGTCGCAGATCAGATGGATCTGCAGATGAGCGGGGACCTGCTTGTCGATCTTGGCGAGGAACTTCTTGAACTCCGCAGCCCGATGCCGGCGGTGCAGGGCGCTGACGACCTCGCCGGTGGCGACGTCGAACGCCGCGAACAGCGTGGTCAGACCGTTACGAACGTAGTCATGAGTACGACGCTCAGGCATACCGGGCATCATCGGAAGCACCGGCTGGGACCGATCCAAAGCCTGGATCTGGGACTTCTCGTCAACAGAAAGCACGATCGCACCGTCGGGCGGATTGAAATACAACCCGACAACGTCGTGCACTTTCTCCACGAACAACGGATCGGTCGACAGCTTGAAGGTGTCGGTCAGGTGCGGCTTGAGCTGAAACTTCCGCCAAATCCGGCCGACGGTCGACTTGGACAAGCCACTGTGCTGCGCCATCGACGC
Protein-coding regions in this window:
- a CDS encoding IS630 family transposase, with protein sequence MSDGVAGRRGPKLEPVLLTDEERSTLERWVRRRNSAQALAARSRIVLACAQDGVPPVVGVAKDLGVSPDMVRKWRRRFLAHRLDGLVDEPRPGRPPVIGVEDVEAVVVATLEEIPKDATHWSRASMAQHSGLSKSTVGRIWRKFQLKPHLTDTFKLSTDPLFVEKVHDVVGLYFNPPDGAIVLSVDEKSQIQALDRSQPVLPMMPGMPERRTHDYVRNGLTTLFAAFDVATGEVVSALHRRHRAAEFKKFLAKIDKQVPAHLQIHLICDNYGTHKTPAIRAWLERHPRFHMHFTPTGSSWINQVERWFGFLADQQIRRGVHKNVQNLEADIRSWIKEWNDNPRPFIWTKTAAEILESLANFCRRISDAGH